From Brassica oleracea var. oleracea cultivar TO1000 chromosome C3, BOL, whole genome shotgun sequence, a single genomic window includes:
- the LOC106328275 gene encoding protein DEK-like: MATETEAVESPVKKDGVVANSVKETEKKEAPVSDDGDSEGEKTGKENESPVTPVTERPKRTIKKVEPHILHTPSSRSSRSKPVSVQQGRGTQLKEIPNVAYKLSKRKPDDNLFLLHTILYGKKGKVQTLKRNIGLFSGFVWSEQEEEKQRARTKEKIEKCIKDKLIDFCDVLDIPINKSNVKKEELVVSVLEFLLCPKATRDVVLTDPEKETKKRKKSTAKNVTSGESSDVPAKRRRQTKESGNKQDQPSKSEDTETEDEKDKAEEKKSTSKKNSSKRTKEKPAAEEEKSLKGSARSGRKSSLKVVKSTSSSSKKQKVDKDDSSKEKGKKQTSKPQAKGSKDQGKASKKGNKREPTRKEMHVVVAKILKEVDFNTATLSDILRKLGSHFGVDLMHRKTEVKDIITDAIDEMSVDDEREENTEDEG; encoded by the exons ATGGCGACCGAAACCGAAGCGGTGGAATCTCCGGTCAAGAAAGATGGTGTTGTTGCTAATTCCGTGAAGGAGACTGAGAAGAAAGAAGCTCCTGTAAGTGATGACGGAGACAGCGAGGGGGAGAAGACTGGAAAAGAAAATGAATCGCCGGTCACGCCCGTTACTGAGAGGCCTAAGAGGACGATAAAGAAAGTAGAGCCTCACATTTTGCATACTCCCTCCTCTCGATCTTCGAGGAGCAAGCCCGTGTCAGTTCAGCAG GGTCGTGGAACACAGCTTAAGGAGATTCCTAATG TGGCTTATAAACTATCCAAGAGGAAACCTGACGACAACCTTTTCTTACTTCACACCATTCTTTACGGCAAGAAAGGAAAG GTTCAGACGCTGAAAAGAAACATTGGTCTATTTTCGGGCTTTGTCTGGTCTGAGCAAGAG GAGGAGAAGCAAAGAGCAAGAACAAAGGAGAAGATTGAGAAATGTATCAAAGACAAGTTAATTGATTTCTGTGATGTGCTTGACATACCCATAAACAAAAGTAATGTGAAAAAG GAAGAACTAGTCGTAAGCGTGCTTGAATTTTTGCTATGTCCCAAGGCAACAAGGGATGTCGTACTTACTGATCCTGAAAAG GAAACTAAAAAGCGGAAGAAGAGCACAGCCAAAAACGTGACTTCTGGAGAATCATCAGATGTCCCTGCCAAG AGGAGAAGGCAGACAAAGGAATCTGGAAATAAGCAAGACCAGCCATCCAAAAGCGAAGATACTGAAACCGAAGATGAGAAAGATAAGGCTGAGGAGAAAAAGTCAACCAGTAAGAAAAACTCGTCAAAAAGAACTAAGGAGAAACCAGCAGCTGAAGAGGAGAAATCTCTTAAAGGGTCTGCAAGATCTGGTCGAAAGTCCTCTCTAAAAGTTGTTAAATCAACTTCATCTTCAAGCAAGAAGCAAAAGGTTGATAAAGATGATTCCTCTAAAGAGAAAGGCAAGAAACAGACAAGTAAACCACAGGCAAAGGGATCCAAAGATCAAG GAAAAGCCAGTAAGAAAGGTAATAAAAGAGAACCCACCAGAAAAGAAATGCACGTAGTGGTTGCCAAAATTCTGAAGGAAGTGGATTTCAATACG GCAACTTTATCTGATATTCTGCGGAAGCTTG GGAGCCATTTTGGAGTTGATCTTATGCATAGAAAAACAGAGGTGAAGGATATCATCACTGATGCCATTGACGAAATGAGTGTTGATGATGAAAGAGAGGAAAACACAGAGGATGAAGGTTGA